A window from Manduca sexta isolate Smith_Timp_Sample1 chromosome 24, JHU_Msex_v1.0, whole genome shotgun sequence encodes these proteins:
- the LOC115440637 gene encoding cytochrome P450 4C1, translating to MFFLSLLYLLLILFVLIIAMSVFFRLTPEGRMISKIPADRGTPIFHNTFDIVLNPEQLFIYLRKLYRKFNGIYAMRGFGYRNVNIFDPKDVEKILSVTRYNDKRLPYGFLSPWLGTGLLLSNGEKWHERRKMLTPAFHFKILKKFFMIINEQTEELVKAIQEEVQKEKTPVMPLVAKSTLRVICETSMGTSMQEDIQLVTNKYFNAIHKLGKCLIYRISRIWIYDEPIFKLTKCYRIQKAALTDLHKFTKQIIRERRKFRKENKITAFDDDDDVYGKKSRMAMLDLLLDQETVGNIDEEGIREEVDTFMFEGHDTTATALCFMIMRIANEPVVQNLIYEEVQRVIGGTQQSLTMEQLGDMKYLECCIKESLRLYPSVPYIARVIHENIELSGYTIPKSTEVNIHIFDIHRREDIYPEPEKFIPERFSPENTVKRNPYTYIPFSAGPRNCIGQKFAMLELKSVMAGIIRRFKIEPVTRPEEIKFVVDLVLRSANPIYVRFVERKKCLDA from the exons atgtttttcttatcTTTGTTGTATCTTTTATTGATACTATTTGTGTTGATTATTGCTATGAGTGTGTTCTTTAGACTGACTCCCGAAGGAAGAATGATTAGCAAGATTCCCGCTGATCGGGGAACTCCGATATTTCACAATActtttgatattgttttgaatCCTG AAcagttatttatatacttaagaaAGCTGTACAGGAAATTCAATGGTATATATGCGATGCGAGGATTTGGTTATAGAAACGTGAACATTTTCGATCCAAAGGATGTTGAG AAAATACTCTCAGTAACACGATATAACGACAAGCGGTTACCATACGGATTCCTGTCGCCTTGGCTTGGAACTGGGCTGCTGCTGAGCAATG GTGAAAAATGGCACGAGCGAAGAAAAATGCTGACGCCAGCTTTCCATTTCAAGATACTGAAGAAGTTCTTTATGATTATCAATGAACAGACGGAAGAACTTGTAAAAGCGATTCAAGAAGAAGTGCAGAAGGAAAAAACACCCGTGATGCCTTTAGTAGCAAAATCCACGCTTCGTGTTATATGTG AAACCTCAATGGGCACATCTATGCAGGAAGACATTCAGTTAGTGACTAATAAATACTTCAACGCCATACATAAGCTAGGAAAGTGTCTCATATACAGAATCAGCAGGATTTGGATTTATGACGAACCGATATTCAAGCTAACTAAATGCTATAGAATTCAGAAAGCAGCTTTGACTGATCTGCATAAATTCACCAAACAGATAATCAGGGAAAGGAGAAAGTTTAGAAAAGAGAACAAGATCACGGCGTTTGATGACGATGATGACGTGTACGGTAAGAAGAGTCGAATGGCGATGCTGGATCTACTGCTGGACCAGGAGACGGTGGGGAACATCGACGAGGAAGGCATCCGGGAGGAGGTCGATACATTCATGTTTGAG GGTCATGACACTACGGCGACCGCTCTGTGCTTCATGATCATGAGGATAGCCAACGAACCCGTGGTCCAG AATCTGATATATGAAGAGGTACAGCGTGTTATAGGAGGAACTCAACAGAGCCTCACAATGGAACAGCTCGGGGACATGAAGTACTTGGAGTGTTGCATCAAGGAGTCCTTACGGCTTTATCCCAGCGTGCCTTACATAGCTAGAGTTATACacgaaaatattgaattaa GTGGTTACACAATACCGAAGTCTACTGAGGTCAATATCCACATATTCGACATCCATCGTCGTGAAGATATTTACCCTGAGCCTGAGAAATTCATCCCAGAGAGGTTCTCGCCAGAGAACACCGTCAAACGGAATCCATACACCTACATACCATTCAGTGCGGGACCTAGAAATTGTATAG GTCAAAAATTTGCGATGTTGGAACTGAAGTCGGTGATGGCAGGCATTATCCGAAGATTCAAGATCGAGCCGGTCA